One genomic window of Centropristis striata isolate RG_2023a ecotype Rhode Island chromosome 20, C.striata_1.0, whole genome shotgun sequence includes the following:
- the LOC131993941 gene encoding collagen alpha-1(XXIII) chain-like encodes MDEDQKWGVAGKPGEERRTCGKQQWRNWRDLPGLLICIAVSVLCLGVGIVVFVRTSELQSRVLSLEQRDAQLSAWMLSVEQVEPVILGRLEQILEEKLAARLPKTREVREAPHSCLCPPGKVPSPSIHLSMFIFLTHSASRDTGHK; translated from the exons ATGGATGAGGATCAGAAGTGGGGAGTCGCTGGTAAGCCgggtgaggagaggaggacttGTGGCAAGCAGCAGTGGAGAAACTGGAGAGATTTGCCAGGCCTATTGATTTGCATTGCAGTATCTGTTCTGTGCCTTGGAGTTGGCATTGTGGTTTTTGTGCGGACCTCGGAGCTGCAGTCCAGGGTATTAAGTCTGGAGCAGCGGGACGCGCAGCTCTCCGCGTGGATGTTGTCTGTGGAACAGGTGGAGCCCGTTATCCTGGGCCGACTGGAGCAGATCCTCGAGGAG AAGCTTGCTGCGCGGCTACCAAAGACACGGGAGGTGAGGGAAGCTCCCCACAGCTGTCTCTGTCCCCCAGGTAAGGTCCCCTCTCCGTCCATACACCTGTCCATGTTTATCTTTCTGACTCATTCCGCTTCACGGGACACTGGACACAAGTGA